The Gossypium arboreum isolate Shixiya-1 chromosome 6, ASM2569848v2, whole genome shotgun sequence DNA window TTTCATCTTTCATAGTTCATAGTTCATACCCTTTTGAAGTGTCAAATGTAAGTCCGACAGTGTATTTGGCCTCCTCAAGAGCCCATTTAAACATTTGCAGTTGCTCACCCGAACGTATTCCATAATCCATAACCTGAAGCTGAGAAGGTTTCACATCACAAAATATTGGAATAACCCTTTTCTTATTCTCCATTAGAAGGGCGAGCTCTTGAAGGCAAAAGTAGGACTCGCAATAATTGGGCGAGAAGATTGCTACACCTAGTTTACAATCCCCAATAGCCGGCTTTATTTTCCCGAATAACCGATCACCAGGCTTCATGTTCCTACTATCCAAAAAAGGTCTTAAACCCAGCCTGAATAAATGATCATGAAGCAAACCGGCAATGGTTCTTTTGGTATCGATTCCTCGGTGGTTAATAAAGACGTCGCAAATGGGTCGAGTCTTTGCCGCTGCTTGGATTGAATTTCGGGTTCGAACTTGAACGAGTTTACGGCACAAGTTCTTGGCAGATGAAGAACAGCTCTGCTGCATTTGAGGAGGAGTTAATGATATAAATGATAACAATAATATGTTTGTTTCAAAGGTAAAATAGCTTTGATTCAAATATGTATAAATGGTGAGAGATTAGAGAGAGACAAAAGACGTCGGTGAGATGTAAGGTATTTATAGGGTTTATAACAAAACCAAATAATCTGATAAAATATTTGTTGAATGGGCTAAATTTCGATTTTCAATCGAAGAGTAGTATAAATTCTATGGGTTTTTGTTTGACATCATATTGAGTTAAAAAACGAAAGCATTCAATCACTTGACCTCTCAACCATTTTCGTCCGTTTTGGTATAATCCTTCAAACacgtttaatatataattttttatcgtGTTCTCGGTTTATTGACACAGTCTCTCTTATCAAAGATCGCATtcgtataattaatataatttaattagtcCAAAAATACTAAAAGATAGAATTCACCTTTTTCTTTTGGGCCCTTCCAGAGGTCATTAAAAATTGACATGCTGTAGGGTATtggttcttttttcttttcctttttatcctctttctaattaaaaccaatTTTTGGTAATACACAAAAGTGATCAAATCAAACA harbors:
- the LOC108484751 gene encoding TIR-only protein-like, yielding MQQSCSSSAKNLCRKLVQVRTRNSIQAAAKTRPICDVFINHRGIDTKRTIAGLLHDHLFRLGLRPFLDSRNMKPGDRLFGKIKPAIGDCKLGVAIFSPNYCESYFCLQELALLMENKKRVIPIFCDVKPSQLQVMDYGIRSGEQLQMFKWALEEAKYTVGLTFDTSKGDWSEFLNSATEAVFKNLVELEAESSNRRSTYILQGRE